One Spiroplasma endosymbiont of Dioctria linearis DNA segment encodes these proteins:
- a CDS encoding glycoside hydrolase domain-containing protein, with translation MKTKPKIIIIIFMSLIFITSIVTAMTFIILKNNEKIIINNKQLAVWQSGPLNKEDKKELENSNELSYFFGETEFNYATYKKNNNKYTFYGDEENVKRTKIYNNKIKLWKNDIVEEQIILFKNINVDVVKNINVEILNDNEDINVSAHFVNPIKNNNTTIANNDLIPLGEFYTFDQVSNENNFNKMPLSFQPILIRYISNDKAVEGSLKIKISYSINDIQKEIIIDKEYQVNDNLQYKTSNFGSSAMFFPNTSSKFILKNLNEVVTKRKIDYNEGDNIDFDDYEVLKKIIKSENPLLPKDSEVYKIEQKDEFIRVWLKSKTYKYVTTAGEQIDYINIDFYKENNLEKLGLLTTESKATKIIGNYDYAIVDDITRTLPKYLEVNPLITRDNILGRKIKEMSKNSNYESISVPNFGLGNFIKYVFTPNEGEKNIINEFMGDNLEDIFMETNNKGFWKLEFKVFDRYVKFLKDSGVKNILIPIGSRGSSNMFNFFVKDSDQRAYQVSANSLYVNNKGEITEDGIAIINQMIPLLRDQLAIHASKNNDIYKDMNIYYSYDEFSEEVNNLSINIFKEINDTYKDFWKSHLYGGWEFKLESEDFEGLEKGLDVYDYVTLQQREFIYEFSKSKEKLDDLIKYFNKRNSQNKKTHIYSSWNNYPATYLNSNGYEMLWAMLFSSKLGADGYDRYQVDGYKNDISLDAEVLDATKEPGDSFYIYPGDGNEMLDSLRYTNMVKGINLVNKAKVILNDNYEYIDYKDILQFTTNDENRYVSEKWNLNYYDYNNNFSSNSLSGQATYINWLIRNYNF, from the coding sequence ATGAAAACAAAACCAAAGATTATAATAATTATTTTTATGAGTCTAATATTCATAACTTCAATCGTTACTGCAATGACATTTATTATCTTAAAAAATAATGAAAAAATTATCATTAATAATAAGCAACTAGCTGTTTGACAAAGTGGACCTTTAAATAAAGAAGATAAGAAAGAGTTAGAAAACTCTAATGAATTATCTTATTTTTTTGGTGAAACAGAGTTCAATTATGCTACTTATAAAAAGAATAACAATAAATATACTTTTTATGGAGATGAAGAAAATGTTAAAAGAACAAAAATTTATAATAATAAAATAAAGCTTTGAAAAAATGATATTGTTGAAGAACAAATTATTTTATTTAAAAATATTAATGTGGATGTTGTAAAAAATATTAATGTTGAGATTTTAAATGATAATGAAGATATTAATGTTTCAGCTCATTTTGTTAATCCAATTAAAAATAATAATACTACAATTGCAAACAATGATTTAATTCCCCTTGGAGAGTTTTATACATTTGATCAAGTATCTAATGAAAATAATTTTAATAAAATGCCTTTGAGCTTTCAACCAATATTAATTAGATATATTAGTAATGATAAAGCTGTTGAAGGTTCATTAAAAATTAAAATTAGTTATAGTATTAATGATATTCAAAAGGAAATTATCATTGATAAAGAATATCAAGTTAATGATAATTTACAGTATAAAACTTCAAATTTTGGATCTAGTGCAATGTTTTTCCCAAATACTTCTTCAAAGTTTATTTTAAAAAATTTAAATGAAGTAGTTACAAAAAGAAAAATTGACTATAACGAAGGAGATAATATAGATTTTGATGATTATGAAGTCTTAAAAAAAATAATTAAAAGTGAAAATCCTTTATTACCAAAAGATTCTGAGGTATATAAAATAGAGCAAAAGGATGAATTTATAAGAGTTTGATTAAAATCAAAAACTTATAAATATGTCACAACTGCAGGTGAGCAAATTGATTATATAAATATTGACTTTTATAAAGAAAATAATTTAGAAAAATTAGGATTATTAACTACTGAATCTAAAGCAACAAAAATTATTGGTAATTATGATTATGCAATAGTTGATGATATCACTAGAACTCTTCCAAAATATTTGGAAGTCAATCCTTTAATTACAAGAGATAACATTTTGGGCAGAAAAATAAAGGAAATGTCTAAAAATTCGAACTATGAAAGTATTTCAGTGCCTAATTTTGGTTTGGGTAATTTTATAAAGTATGTTTTTACTCCTAATGAAGGAGAGAAAAATATTATAAATGAATTCATGGGTGATAATCTAGAAGATATATTTATGGAAACTAATAATAAAGGTTTTTGAAAGTTAGAATTTAAGGTTTTTGATAGATATGTTAAATTTTTAAAAGATAGTGGAGTTAAAAATATCTTAATACCTATTGGTTCAAGAGGCTCATCTAATATGTTTAATTTCTTTGTTAAAGATTCTGATCAAAGAGCTTATCAGGTTTCTGCAAATAGTTTATATGTAAATAATAAAGGGGAAATAACAGAAGATGGAATTGCAATTATAAATCAAATGATTCCGCTACTGCGTGATCAACTTGCAATTCATGCAAGTAAAAATAATGATATTTATAAAGATATGAATATTTATTATTCATATGATGAATTTTCAGAAGAAGTAAATAATTTATCAATAAATATTTTTAAAGAGATAAATGATACGTATAAAGATTTCTGAAAAAGTCATTTATATGGTGGCTGAGAATTTAAATTAGAGTCAGAGGATTTTGAGGGACTTGAAAAGGGTTTAGATGTTTATGACTATGTTACTTTACAACAAAGAGAATTTATTTATGAGTTTAGTAAAAGCAAAGAAAAACTAGATGATTTAATTAAATACTTTAATAAGAGAAACTCTCAGAATAAAAAAACTCATATATACTCTTCATGAAATAATTATCCAGCTACTTATTTAAATAGTAATGGATATGAAATGTTATGAGCTATGTTATTTTCAAGTAAACTTGGAGCTGATGGTTATGACAGATATCAAGTAGATGGTTATAAAAATGATATTTCATTAGATGCTGAAGTTTTAGATGCAACAAAAGAGCCGGGAGACTCGTTTTATATTTATCCTGGAGATGGTAATGAAATGCTAGACAGTTTAAGATATACTAACATGGTTAAAGGAATTAACCTTGTAAATAAGGCTAAAGTTATTTTAAATGATAATTATGAATATATTGATTATAAAGATATACTGCAATTCACTACAAATGATGAAAATAGATATGTTAGTGAAAAATGAAATTTAAATTATTATGACTATAATAATAACTTTTCAAGTAACAGTTTATCAGGTCAAGCTACTTATATAAATTGGTTGATTAGAAACTATAATTTTTAA
- a CDS encoding HAD family hydrolase, with protein sequence MIKLIALDIDGTLVKRRNLVSKTNIKAIKEARKKGIKICIATGRNISRAKNIAKAIGLDSAQEYLISLNGGATFKYNEKAEPIMVEEHLFELEDFKYIYDVAKENKLSCFSYAKDPNIAYVLKKDLFTYVLKKFSHRKLIRYNRDTVKDTSYKIVVYGKPSGISDLKEKLKDKQFEMFSWSYVPHSSNVEINPKGVDKLYSLQNVAKSYGIKAEEIMYFGDSDNDQRAIEWVGQGIAMGNSKKHLKEIASDSTKTNKKHGVGYWIQKTVLV encoded by the coding sequence TTGATAAAGTTAATAGCACTTGATATAGATGGAACTTTAGTAAAAAGAAGAAATTTAGTATCGAAAACAAATATTAAGGCCATTAAAGAGGCAAGAAAAAAGGGAATAAAAATTTGTATTGCCACAGGTAGAAATATATCAAGAGCTAAAAACATTGCAAAAGCAATTGGCCTTGATTCAGCTCAAGAATATTTAATAAGTTTAAACGGTGGAGCTACTTTTAAATACAATGAAAAAGCTGAACCAATTATGGTTGAAGAACATTTATTTGAGTTAGAGGATTTTAAATACATTTATGATGTTGCTAAGGAAAATAAGTTAAGCTGTTTTAGTTATGCAAAAGATCCAAATATTGCATATGTATTAAAAAAAGATTTATTTACATATGTATTAAAAAAGTTTTCTCATAGAAAACTTATTAGATATAATCGTGATACAGTAAAAGATACTTCATATAAAATTGTTGTATATGGAAAACCTAGTGGCATCTCTGATCTTAAAGAAAAATTAAAAGATAAGCAATTTGAGATGTTTTCATGGAGTTATGTCCCACACTCATCTAATGTTGAAATTAATCCAAAAGGTGTAGATAAATTATACTCACTTCAAAATGTTGCAAAATCTTATGGTATAAAAGCAGAAGAAATAATGTATTTTGGTGATAGTGATAATGATCAAAGAGCAATCGAATGAGTAGGTCAAGGAATTGCAATGGGAAACTCAAAAAAACACTTAAAGGAAATTGCATCAGATTCAACAAAAACAAATAAAAAACATGGTGTTGGTTACTGAATTCAAAAAACAGTGCTAGTCTAA
- the potCD gene encoding spermidine/putrescine ABC transporter permease/substrate-binding protein: MKKFIKSSYFLIMMLFIYVPIAVMIIFSFNSGSSVTSWSGFSLEWYSALVNNSPFMKSITVSLFVAMVSTIMSLLIGMMAVVGLTKIKKRSADNWVRIANIPLVNADVITAVGLMLLFVLAGLKFGIVTLIAAHISFNVPYVIITVLPFMNRIDKNILEASKDLGGNQRQTFYKVVLPILTPCIITAAAICFAMSFDDFIISYFTGGGQTNVSTFIYTAKRMQPYINAFGTLLVASIVLIVLIWNIIQIALQKSKDVKVQIKKGEYKIKVISRIESEIKYLQSCLSTGTRTQKTKNLKLLAKFKLLKIQFKLLNSKNNNKKISKLEWKKELISSEIKTEKRYFTIFKKLNIKKSQIELKIKKMTNEKKVRKFEQVLSKLERKIYKYEKEIEWINERNQNDKDKALEIGQQVIDLKEELASLEYPNSNEISWYNKKIKELSIKRDSLLEGRNQYKLRMTIEKLALLQKENEEKSRKKYEQLKLIKEKVFRKISLVDSIDKQINLLNKDDESYSSKLAELQKIREEKLKEATQSINSKLDLKEEKLEKVNNYVKAKKDKYFPDVLEETYVPKSNRWIKRNWKQLTMGSALLISFSLLTTAYVMNNIYDLVIGNWGSYIDVNLITKFEKETGYKVNYQQYDSNESLYNKTYTFNYDIMVPSDYMVEKLATEGALQKIDWDKVETIENPIENPSSKVCKDTLFQEDEIEKEILHYNCNILDAHENHKFKDADDISSNLLDYSIPWFWGDVRIVFNLGDMVNGQFKENTKLVNFLKEQNIFTEQINQKSMFYEIDPNKLSWDILWKGAEAGFNLALNEDPKNVFMYGFEKLYGNVEAKDGLTVSNVALSKQQQIDNVSNEIKNLVSYRNVGLYGDQLQDKVHDKDFDIAVMYNGDLIYATQDDYESEVEEDNLIVNREEVQSNNFDFTIISEVPRKDLTHKNIKILDKEVKKESTNLWSDNLVISSGNRELEATYAFINFIYSRDSQEALVDETGMPTGFQEILEYGMTKGDEWEKWFTPQEGDSFSFDEKFDNYLVDKFNQIISTKH, translated from the coding sequence ATGAAAAAATTCATCAAATCAAGTTACTTCTTAATAATGATGTTATTTATTTATGTACCAATTGCAGTGATGATTATATTTTCATTTAACTCTGGTAGTAGTGTTACAAGTTGAAGTGGATTTAGCTTGGAGTGATATAGTGCCTTAGTTAATAACTCTCCATTTATGAAATCAATAACTGTATCATTATTTGTGGCAATGGTTTCTACAATAATGTCACTACTAATTGGTATGATGGCTGTTGTAGGATTGACAAAAATTAAAAAGAGATCAGCAGATAATTGAGTAAGGATAGCAAATATACCTTTGGTAAATGCTGATGTTATTACTGCAGTAGGATTAATGTTATTATTTGTTCTTGCAGGATTAAAATTTGGAATTGTTACTTTAATTGCAGCGCACATCTCTTTTAATGTGCCTTATGTAATTATTACAGTTCTTCCATTTATGAACAGAATTGATAAAAACATTCTTGAAGCTTCTAAAGATCTTGGTGGAAATCAAAGACAAACTTTTTATAAAGTTGTTCTTCCAATTTTAACACCTTGTATTATTACAGCAGCAGCAATTTGTTTTGCAATGAGTTTTGATGATTTTATTATTTCTTACTTTACTGGTGGAGGACAAACTAACGTATCTACTTTTATTTATACTGCTAAAAGAATGCAACCCTATATAAATGCTTTTGGAACTTTATTGGTAGCTTCAATTGTGCTTATAGTTTTAATTTGAAATATAATTCAAATTGCTTTACAGAAATCAAAAGATGTGAAAGTTCAAATTAAAAAAGGTGAATATAAAATAAAAGTTATTAGTAGAATTGAAAGTGAAATTAAGTATCTTCAAAGTTGTCTTTCAACTGGTACTAGAACACAAAAGACTAAAAATTTAAAACTTTTGGCTAAATTTAAATTGCTTAAAATTCAATTTAAGTTATTAAATAGTAAAAACAACAATAAAAAAATTAGTAAATTAGAGTGAAAGAAAGAGTTAATTTCATCAGAAATTAAAACAGAAAAAAGATATTTTACAATATTTAAAAAGTTAAATATTAAGAAATCACAAATTGAATTAAAAATTAAAAAAATGACAAATGAGAAAAAAGTAAGAAAATTTGAGCAAGTTTTGAGTAAATTAGAAAGAAAGATTTATAAGTACGAAAAAGAAATTGAATGAATTAATGAAAGAAATCAAAATGATAAAGATAAGGCTTTGGAAATTGGTCAACAAGTAATTGATTTAAAAGAAGAGTTAGCAAGTTTAGAGTATCCAAACTCAAATGAAATTTCTTGATACAATAAAAAAATAAAGGAACTTTCTATTAAAAGAGATAGTTTACTTGAGGGAAGAAATCAATATAAACTAAGGATGACTATTGAAAAATTAGCTTTATTACAAAAAGAAAATGAAGAAAAATCAAGAAAAAAATATGAGCAACTAAAATTAATTAAAGAAAAAGTATTTAGAAAAATCTCACTAGTGGATTCTATAGATAAGCAAATTAATTTATTAAATAAGGATGATGAAAGTTACTCATCTAAGTTAGCTGAATTGCAAAAAATTAGAGAAGAAAAACTTAAAGAAGCAACTCAATCAATTAACTCTAAGTTAGATTTAAAAGAGGAAAAATTAGAAAAAGTTAATAATTATGTTAAAGCTAAAAAAGATAAGTATTTTCCTGATGTATTAGAAGAAACTTATGTTCCTAAGTCAAATAGATGAATTAAAAGAAACTGAAAGCAACTTACTATGGGTTCAGCTCTATTAATCTCATTTTCATTATTAACAACAGCATATGTAATGAATAATATTTATGATTTAGTAATTGGAAATTGAGGAAGTTATATTGATGTTAATTTAATTACTAAGTTTGAAAAAGAAACAGGGTATAAAGTTAACTATCAACAATATGATTCAAATGAGTCTCTATATAATAAAACATACACATTTAACTATGACATAATGGTGCCAAGTGATTACATGGTTGAAAAATTAGCTACAGAAGGTGCTTTACAAAAAATTGATTGAGATAAAGTTGAAACAATTGAAAATCCAATTGAAAATCCTAGCTCAAAAGTTTGTAAAGATACTTTATTTCAAGAGGACGAAATAGAGAAAGAAATATTACACTATAATTGCAATATTTTAGACGCTCATGAAAATCATAAATTCAAAGATGCTGATGATATTTCTTCTAACTTATTAGATTACTCAATTCCTTGATTTTGAGGAGATGTTAGAATTGTATTTAACTTAGGGGATATGGTGAATGGTCAATTTAAGGAAAATACAAAATTAGTAAATTTCTTAAAGGAGCAAAATATATTCACAGAACAAATAAATCAAAAAAGCATGTTTTATGAAATAGATCCTAATAAATTATCATGGGACATCTTATGAAAAGGTGCAGAAGCTGGATTTAATCTTGCATTAAATGAAGACCCTAAAAATGTATTTATGTATGGTTTTGAAAAGCTATATGGAAATGTCGAGGCAAAAGATGGTCTTACAGTTAGTAATGTTGCATTAAGTAAACAGCAACAAATTGATAATGTGTCAAATGAAATTAAAAATCTTGTAAGCTATAGAAATGTAGGATTATATGGAGATCAACTTCAAGATAAAGTTCATGATAAAGATTTTGATATTGCAGTAATGTATAATGGAGATTTAATTTATGCAACTCAAGATGACTATGAAAGTGAAGTTGAAGAAGATAACTTAATAGTCAATCGAGAAGAGGTTCAATCAAATAATTTTGACTTTACAATAATATCAGAAGTACCTAGAAAAGATTTAACACATAAAAATATTAAAATCTTAGATAAAGAAGTTAAAAAAGAATCAACAAATCTATGAAGTGATAATCTTGTTATTTCAAGTGGAAATAGAGAGTTAGAAGCAACTTATGCTTTTATAAACTTTATTTATAGTAGAGATTCTCAAGAGGCTCTTGTTGATGAAACTGGGATGCCTACTGGATTTCAAGAGATATTAGAATATGGAATGACAAAAGGCGATGAATGAGAGAAATGATTTACGCCTCAAGAAGGAGATTCATTTAGTTTTGATGAAAAATTTGACAATTACTTAGTTGATAAATTCAATCAGATAATTTCAACTAAACATTAA
- a CDS encoding HAD-IIB family hydrolase, which yields MKLKENVLIFSDLDGSALASTHEFSEFTKEVVKKVYEKNYYFIPVTARCTKDTFEQQSIYLELDKFGGIAAANNGSHIYDFKKNNWIKKEYISKETLKQIFNITYGKIGKYKVHFISDDAYFVYGPGENSIYWSEIMKIDYKVIDSFEEIDKEINHITVVLEKEPSQESIELFYKNFAIISNELDIIKYTDRVYELAIKGIHKGSVVKDVLNYLGLDKSNTTTFGFGDSFNDFELAEQVDNFIAMENGLKELKEKAVFVTKTNDENGVAEYIIKNIL from the coding sequence ATGAAATTAAAAGAAAATGTTCTTATTTTTTCAGATTTAGATGGTAGTGCTCTTGCAAGTACACATGAATTTAGTGAATTTACAAAAGAAGTTGTAAAGAAAGTTTATGAGAAAAACTACTATTTTATACCAGTAACTGCAAGATGTACAAAAGATACCTTTGAACAACAATCTATATACTTAGAGTTGGACAAGTTTGGTGGAATTGCTGCAGCAAATAATGGAAGTCATATATATGATTTCAAAAAAAATAATTGAATAAAAAAAGAATATATTTCTAAGGAAACTTTAAAGCAAATTTTTAATATAACTTATGGCAAGATTGGAAAATATAAAGTTCATTTTATTAGTGATGATGCATATTTTGTTTATGGACCAGGTGAAAATTCAATATACTGATCAGAAATTATGAAAATTGATTATAAAGTAATTGACTCTTTTGAAGAAATTGATAAGGAAATAAATCATATTACAGTAGTTTTGGAAAAAGAACCATCTCAGGAAAGTATTGAATTATTTTATAAAAATTTTGCTATTATAAGTAATGAACTTGATATAATCAAATATACAGATAGAGTTTATGAATTAGCTATTAAGGGAATTCATAAAGGATCTGTAGTTAAAGATGTACTAAACTACTTAGGTTTAGATAAATCAAATACAACAACATTTGGATTTGGTGATAGTTTTAACGATTTTGAATTAGCTGAACAAGTTGACAATTTTATAGCAATGGAAAATGGATTAAAAGAACTAAAAGAAAAAGCTGTATTTGTCACTAAGACAAATGATGAAAATGGAGTAGCAGAATATATAATTAAGAATATATTATAA
- the potA gene encoding spermidine/putrescine ABC transporter ATP-binding protein: protein MNNNNILEIRNLTKSYDGKVVLKGVSFNIKEGEFITLLGPSGCGKTTTLNIIGGREKQDSGDLLFEGKDLTPIPSNKRQINTIFQNYALFPHYDVYDNIAYGLRVKRVKEDLITKEVMQYIKKFSLEGMENKRVHELSGGQKQRVAIARALILKPKILLLDEPMSALDVQLRKRMQDELKELQEEIGITFILVTHDQEEALTLSDRIVVMNDGAIQQIGSPEEIYNEPENNWVANFIGVSNVIEDGEFIKDLKVKFDGKEFECTDKGFGENEKNIDIVLRPEDLKIQKPDKGFFNGIVENIIFKGVHYEITIKAKSRSYIVHTTEFHDFDKEVSIKWNPDDLHIMWKEIDE, encoded by the coding sequence ATGAACAACAATAATATTTTAGAGATTAGAAATCTTACTAAAAGTTATGATGGAAAAGTTGTTTTAAAAGGTGTTAGTTTTAATATTAAAGAAGGAGAGTTTATAACTCTTTTAGGACCATCTGGGTGTGGTAAGACAACTACTTTAAATATCATTGGGGGAAGAGAAAAACAAGACTCTGGTGATTTATTATTTGAAGGAAAAGATCTGACTCCAATTCCAAGTAATAAAAGACAAATAAACACAATTTTTCAAAATTATGCACTTTTCCCTCATTATGATGTTTACGATAATATTGCTTATGGACTAAGAGTTAAAAGAGTTAAAGAAGATTTGATAACTAAAGAAGTAATGCAATATATCAAAAAATTTTCATTAGAAGGTATGGAAAATAAAAGGGTTCATGAATTAAGTGGTGGTCAAAAACAACGTGTTGCAATTGCTAGAGCACTTATTTTGAAACCAAAAATTCTACTTTTGGATGAACCTATGTCAGCTCTTGATGTTCAATTAAGAAAAAGAATGCAAGATGAACTAAAAGAGCTTCAAGAAGAAATTGGAATAACATTTATTTTAGTTACCCATGATCAAGAAGAAGCTTTAACTTTAAGTGACAGAATAGTTGTTATGAATGATGGAGCAATTCAACAAATTGGTTCTCCAGAAGAAATTTATAATGAACCAGAAAATAACTGAGTGGCTAATTTTATTGGTGTATCAAATGTTATTGAAGATGGTGAATTTATAAAAGACTTAAAAGTTAAATTTGATGGCAAAGAATTTGAATGTACTGATAAAGGTTTTGGAGAAAATGAAAAAAATATTGATATTGTTTTAAGACCTGAAGACTTAAAAATTCAAAAACCAGACAAAGGATTCTTTAATGGTATAGTTGAAAATATTATATTTAAAGGTGTCCATTATGAAATCACTATTAAAGCAAAAAGTAGAAGTTATATTGTACACACAACTGAATTCCATGATTTTGATAAAGAAGTTTCTATTAAATGAAATCCCGACGATTTACATATTATGTGAAAAGAGATAGATGAATAA
- the trxA gene encoding thioredoxin, protein MAVKVIETVEEFNQEISKEATVVDFYAEWCGPCKMFAPIFDLTSNEEEKVNFIKVDTDKLKEVALKYNVMSIPTIIMFKNGEVVKQNSGFMPKDILKQFIK, encoded by the coding sequence ATGGCAGTTAAAGTAATAGAAACAGTAGAAGAATTTAATCAAGAAATATCAAAAGAAGCAACAGTAGTAGACTTTTATGCGGAATGATGTGGACCTTGTAAAATGTTTGCACCAATTTTTGATTTAACATCAAATGAAGAAGAAAAAGTAAATTTTATTAAAGTTGATACTGATAAATTAAAGGAAGTAGCATTAAAATATAATGTGATGTCAATTCCAACTATTATTATGTTTAAAAATGGTGAAGTTGTTAAGCAAAATAGTGGTTTTATGCCAAAAGATATATTAAAACAATTTATTAAATAA
- the potB gene encoding spermidine/putrescine ABC transporter permease, protein MNNLNNEKNIIEEKNNVEVEKELDDIENIESEGTEIETEIPKIKLKEKIQEFKIVKGIKSKVWPIMLPFMVVMGFLVVLPLLGIIIFSIIEATGNSIKFKLDFSNFVKLLTSGSILYVLFLSLLYAFIASIICVACAYPIALIMAQLKNKLLAKNVWVLVTLPIWISMILKILGLRSLFLVISPSFLGTPIAVIIGMVYMFLPFAISPIYNAIENQDRNYYLAALDLKASKSKAFWHTTFRQSLPGVFAGFTLVLIQAATSLLIVRYMGDGKINLITTIIENYFFRGTDFTFGATIAIALALLLFAIMGIMKLISNKFEVRGSKKWKNSSNQVTS, encoded by the coding sequence ATGAATAATTTAAATAACGAAAAAAACATTATAGAAGAAAAAAATAATGTTGAAGTCGAAAAAGAATTAGACGATATTGAAAATATAGAATCCGAAGGAACAGAAATAGAAACAGAAATACCAAAAATAAAATTAAAGGAAAAAATTCAGGAATTTAAAATCGTAAAAGGAATCAAATCAAAAGTTTGACCGATAATGTTACCATTTATGGTTGTAATGGGATTTTTAGTTGTGCTTCCATTATTAGGAATAATTATTTTCTCAATAATTGAAGCAACTGGTAATAGTATTAAATTTAAACTTGATTTTTCAAACTTTGTTAAGCTTTTAACATCAGGGTCAATTTTATATGTTTTATTTTTATCGTTATTGTATGCATTTATAGCAAGTATTATATGCGTCGCTTGTGCTTATCCAATTGCTTTAATAATGGCTCAATTAAAAAATAAATTATTAGCAAAAAATGTATGAGTACTTGTTACATTACCAATTTGAATAAGTATGATACTAAAAATTCTTGGATTGCGAAGTTTATTCTTAGTGATCTCTCCAAGTTTTTTGGGAACACCAATAGCAGTTATTATTGGAATGGTTTATATGTTTTTACCATTTGCTATATCACCAATTTATAATGCAATTGAAAATCAAGATAGAAACTATTATTTGGCTGCTTTGGACTTAAAAGCAAGTAAGTCAAAAGCGTTTTGACATACAACTTTTAGACAATCATTACCAGGGGTTTTTGCTGGATTTACATTAGTATTAATTCAAGCGGCTACATCGCTTTTAATTGTTAGATATATGGGTGATGGAAAAATAAATTTAATTACTACAATTATTGAAAACTATTTCTTTAGAGGAACTGATTTCACTTTTGGAGCAACAATAGCAATTGCTTTGGCATTACTTTTATTTGCAATTATGGGAATTATGAAATTAATTTCAAATAAATTTGAAGTTAGGGGGTCAAAAAAATGAAAAAATTCATCAAATCAAGTTACTTCTTAA